The DNA region CCTTGACCGCCAGCGGCACCGCACGGCCGAGCTGGTCGCCGAATGCAGCGAGGACGACGGCTCCGCTGGCCGACTCGGCGAGCGTGAACATGGCTCCGGCGTGCGGGCCGCCGACGTGGTTGTGGTAGGCGCTCTGGTCGGGCAGCGATACGACGGCCCGCTCGGCGCTGGTCTCGGAGAACTCGAGGCCGAGGGTGCGGACCATCGGGACGGTGTCCGCCATCATCTGGCCGATGGACGGAAGGGAGTCAGTGGACATGGCGCGACGTTACCACTCAGTAACTACGGCTGGCCAGGGCTTCCTTGCATGAGGCCGCACCCGGGTTCCGCCGGGCCGTGCGCCGCGCCGCGACCGGCCGGCGGTCAGCCGACGGTGAAGGCGCCGTCGGGCGGCTCCGGTGAGGGCACCGCGTCACCGTCCTCCACGGGCGCGGCCCCGTCGATGAAGCGCTCCAGCGCCGCCCCGTGCTCGACCCGGGCGGGAAAGGCGTCCGACGCCGCACGACGGGCGAGCGCGTCGACGGGGAAGGGCGTGTGCGAGGCGATCAGAACGATGTTCCCGAAGCGCCTGCCGCGCAGCACGGACGGCTCGGCCACCAGGCACAGATGCTCGAACTGTGTCTCGAATGTGGCGAGTTGGGAGGCGGCGAAGCGGAACGGCGCGGCGTCGGCGACGTTGAGCACGCAGAAGCCGTCCTCCCGCAGGACACGGCGCACGGCACCCGCGTAGGAGACCGTCGTCAGATGGGCCGGCACATGCACTCCGCCGTACACGTCGGCGATCACCACGTCCGCGGAGGCTTCGTCGCGGCCGTCGAGGAAGTCGCGGGCGTCCTGGGCCGCGACCTCGATCCCGGAGGCGGGCGGCAGCGGAAGATGCTCCGCCACGAAGCCGAGCAGCGCGGCGTCGTCGTCGGCGACCCACTGCCGCGATCCGGGCCTCGTCGCCGCCGCGTACCGGGGCAGGGTGAGTGCGCCGCCGCCCAAGTGCACTATGTCCAGGGCGTGTTGGGGCGGCGCCGCCAGGTCCAGTGCGTGTGCGACGCGGCGCGCGTACTCGAACTCCAGGTGCGCGGGGTCGAGCAGGTCGACGTAGGACTGGGGCGTGCCGTCGACCGTGAGCAGCCAGC from Streptomyces marispadix includes:
- a CDS encoding DUF4442 domain-containing protein; protein product: MSTDSLPSIGQMMADTVPMVRTLGLEFSETSAERAVVSLPDQSAYHNHVGGPHAGAMFTLAESASGAVVLAAFGDQLGRAVPLAVKAEIGYKKLAMGAVTATAELGRPVADVLAELDAGERPEFPVEVRIAREDGAVTGEMTIVWTLRPQS
- a CDS encoding spermidine synthase yields the protein MDDEPIPVSRAVHGGTAKLLPDVDNEGGWLLTVDGTPQSYVDLLDPAHLEFEYARRVAHALDLAAPPQHALDIVHLGGGALTLPRYAAATRPGSRQWVADDDAALLGFVAEHLPLPPASGIEVAAQDARDFLDGRDEASADVVIADVYGGVHVPAHLTTVSYAGAVRRVLREDGFCVLNVADAAPFRFAASQLATFETQFEHLCLVAEPSVLRGRRFGNIVLIASHTPFPVDALARRAASDAFPARVEHGAALERFIDGAAPVEDGDAVPSPEPPDGAFTVG